Proteins found in one Thermoanaerobaculia bacterium genomic segment:
- the pepT gene encoding peptidase T, whose amino-acid sequence MSDLRERVLERFLRYVRIDTQSDEKSTTYPSTEKQYDLLRPLVEELKAIGLADATIDEWGYVMATIPATTRKADVPTIGLLAHVDTSPEMPGAGVKPIVHARYSGQDLVLPDDPTAVLRFADNPWLAEQIGNDIVTASGTTLLGADNKAGVAEIVTVAEYLIQHPEIPHGAIRIGFTPDEEVGRGTEHFDVAKFGAACAYTLDGETLGELEMESFCADALTVTFQGFNTHPGYAKGRMVNAIKIAADFIQRLPEDRLSPETTGGYEGYVHPYVVAASVERTSVKLLIRDFKVPGLKEKETFLENLAHTTVADWPGASVETKIEESYRNMREVLDQHPQVVDNAREAIRRAGLTLRERPIRGGTDGSRLSFMGLPTPNLFAGEHNFHSRLEWVSVQDMEKAVETVIQLVQVWEERAS is encoded by the coding sequence ATGAGCGACCTCCGCGAACGCGTCCTCGAACGATTCCTGCGCTATGTGCGCATCGACACCCAGTCTGACGAAAAGTCGACGACTTACCCCTCCACCGAGAAACAGTACGACCTCCTGCGTCCGCTGGTCGAGGAGCTCAAGGCGATCGGCCTCGCCGACGCAACCATCGACGAGTGGGGCTACGTGATGGCGACGATTCCGGCGACCACCCGGAAGGCCGACGTGCCGACGATCGGGTTGCTCGCTCACGTCGACACCTCTCCGGAGATGCCCGGCGCCGGCGTCAAGCCGATCGTGCACGCCAGGTACAGCGGCCAGGACCTCGTCCTGCCGGACGACCCTACCGCCGTGCTGCGCTTCGCCGACAACCCGTGGCTCGCCGAGCAGATCGGCAACGACATCGTCACCGCCTCGGGAACCACGCTCCTGGGCGCCGACAACAAGGCCGGCGTGGCCGAGATCGTCACCGTGGCCGAGTACCTGATCCAGCACCCGGAGATTCCGCACGGCGCCATCCGCATCGGCTTCACCCCCGACGAAGAGGTGGGCCGCGGCACCGAGCACTTCGACGTCGCGAAGTTCGGCGCCGCCTGCGCCTACACGCTCGACGGTGAAACCCTGGGCGAGCTCGAGATGGAGAGCTTCTGCGCCGACGCCTTGACGGTCACGTTCCAGGGCTTCAATACCCACCCCGGTTACGCCAAGGGGCGGATGGTGAACGCCATCAAGATCGCCGCCGACTTCATTCAGCGCCTGCCCGAAGACCGCCTCTCACCCGAGACGACCGGCGGCTACGAGGGCTATGTCCACCCCTACGTGGTGGCGGCGAGCGTCGAGCGCACGTCCGTGAAGCTCCTGATCCGCGACTTCAAGGTGCCGGGCCTCAAGGAGAAGGAGACCTTCCTCGAGAACCTGGCGCACACCACGGTCGCCGACTGGCCGGGCGCCTCGGTCGAGACGAAGATCGAGGAGAGCTACCGCAACATGCGCGAGGTCCTCGACCAGCATCCGCAGGTGGTCGATAACGCCCGCGAAGCGATCCGGCGCGCCGGCCTCACCCTGCGCGAGCGCCCGATCCGCGGCGGCACGGACGGCTCGCGACTGTCGTTCATGGGCCTGCCCACCCCGAACCTCTTCGCCGGCGAGCACAACTTCCACTCCCGCCTCGAATGGGTCTCGGTCCAGGACATGGAGAAAGCGGTCGAGACCGTCATCCAGCTCGTCCAGGTCTGGGAAGAGCGCGCGAGCTAG
- a CDS encoding SDR family oxidoreductase has protein sequence MRAAAALLEAVEHDRGLLARVPEEDRQRLLRATRQVSHPDPRARRRLVKATTRERRAQQVKKDETLFHAAGIRELRRKPPVTSPNVYPPPDFVAQDADVAADLALDAALAALPAGDLASVAPEGPGAFEGPGAPSLADDSDTAGPGRTGAKVLLEPRHCYTCKEHYRTLHHFYDQLCPDCGDFNFAKRVESADLRGRVALLTGGRVKIGYQAGLKLLRAGAKLIVTTRFPRDSAMRYSREPDFAAWSDRLEVFGLDLRHTPSVEAFCHLLLTRDGGHQRLDFIVNNACQTVRRPPEFYRHMMASEVAAFDGLDSSQRRILGSYEALRDPQRLAAAGDLSRSSALEYGLSGAGGGVGLTHAAELSQLALLPDEHAPEPGLFPEGQLDQDLQQVDLRGRNSWRLALAEVSTVELLEVQLVNAVAPFVLNGRLKPLMLRTVNRDKHIVNVSAVEGQFYRNLKTTRHPHTNMAKAALNMMTRTSAADYQHDGIHMNSVDTGWVTDEDPAEIAARKLADHRFHPPLDIIDGAARIVDPIIAGVNTGEHLWGKFLKDYKPTDW, from the coding sequence ATGCGGGCGGCGGCAGCGCTGCTGGAGGCGGTCGAGCACGACCGCGGGCTGCTCGCCCGGGTGCCCGAGGAGGATCGCCAGCGGCTGCTCCGGGCGACGCGCCAGGTCTCGCACCCGGATCCGCGTGCCCGCCGGCGCCTGGTGAAGGCGACGACCCGCGAGCGCCGTGCGCAGCAGGTGAAGAAGGACGAGACCCTCTTCCACGCTGCGGGGATCCGTGAGCTGCGCCGCAAGCCCCCGGTGACCTCGCCCAACGTCTATCCGCCGCCGGACTTCGTGGCGCAGGATGCCGACGTTGCGGCCGACCTCGCGCTCGACGCCGCCCTCGCCGCCCTGCCTGCCGGTGACCTCGCTTCGGTGGCTCCTGAGGGTCCAGGGGCTTTCGAGGGCCCGGGAGCCCCGAGCCTCGCCGATGATTCCGACACTGCCGGCCCGGGGCGAACCGGCGCGAAGGTCCTGCTCGAACCGCGCCATTGCTACACCTGCAAGGAGCACTACCGCACGCTCCATCACTTCTACGACCAGCTCTGCCCGGATTGCGGCGACTTCAACTTCGCGAAGCGCGTCGAATCGGCGGACCTGCGTGGGCGCGTCGCCCTGCTCACCGGCGGCCGGGTCAAGATCGGCTACCAGGCCGGCCTGAAGCTCCTGCGGGCCGGCGCGAAACTGATCGTGACCACGCGCTTCCCGCGCGATTCCGCGATGCGCTACTCGCGTGAACCCGATTTCGCCGCCTGGTCCGATCGCCTGGAGGTGTTCGGCCTCGATCTGCGTCACACGCCGAGCGTCGAGGCGTTCTGCCACCTTCTGCTGACCCGCGACGGAGGTCACCAGCGGCTCGATTTCATCGTCAACAACGCCTGCCAGACGGTCCGGCGGCCGCCCGAGTTCTATCGCCACATGATGGCGAGCGAGGTCGCGGCGTTCGACGGCCTCGACTCGAGCCAGCGCCGGATTCTCGGAAGTTACGAGGCATTGCGCGATCCGCAGCGCCTGGCGGCAGCCGGCGATCTCTCCCGTTCCTCCGCGCTCGAGTACGGCCTGTCGGGGGCGGGCGGCGGCGTCGGCCTCACGCATGCCGCGGAGCTGTCCCAGCTCGCGCTGCTCCCGGACGAGCACGCCCCCGAGCCCGGACTCTTTCCCGAGGGGCAGCTGGATCAGGATCTGCAGCAGGTCGACCTGCGCGGCCGCAACTCCTGGCGGCTGGCGCTCGCCGAAGTCTCGACGGTCGAGCTCCTGGAGGTGCAGCTGGTGAATGCCGTGGCGCCGTTCGTGCTGAACGGACGCCTGAAGCCGCTGATGCTGCGCACCGTCAACCGGGACAAGCACATCGTCAACGTCTCGGCGGTCGAAGGTCAGTTCTACCGCAACCTCAAGACCACCCGCCATCCGCACACCAACATGGCCAAGGCGGCGCTCAATATGATGACCCGCACCTCGGCTGCGGACTATCAGCACGACGGCATCCACATGAACAGCGTCGACACCGGATGGGTGACCGACGAGGACCCCGCCGAGATCGCGGCGCGCAAGCTCGCCGACCATCGCTTCCATCCACCGCTCGACATCATCGACGGCGCCGCGCGCATCGTCGACCCGATCATCGCCGGCGTGAACACCGGCGAGCACCTCTGGGGGAAGTTCCTGAAGGACTACAAGCCCACCGACTGGTAG
- a CDS encoding vanadium-dependent haloperoxidase: MMICEWSTGLAGRSAALAFILALASGAKSLPADTVTTWMDVTEHALSESDGGTATSRTAQTSRVPAQVALALFEATNGIERRYVPFLELPPAPPGASAEAAAAVAAHTVLAAVYPDHQKTFDDALVISLAGVPDGESEKAGSEFGKLAAAAAMERSALPVDAVLEPYRPLTEPGVYIDPGLPSILPFETALPTYFLSRIDELRPAGPPRLDSERYARDLDEVRRLGAKESQERPVDKGLLARPWLWINYQPMIARIANQPGRSLSQNARLFALTNMAMEDAWSAIMEAKLHFASWRPITAIRNADRDGNPATSRDAAWEPLLKTPTHGDYPCGHCGVSAAVATVLEAETGAAPAGGVRLHSWDDNPGFQIVLPTWKAFVDEMSMSRIYAGAHTRSANEDAEAMGRAAARRALQQMRPRRE, from the coding sequence ATGATGATCTGTGAATGGAGCACCGGACTCGCCGGGAGGTCCGCCGCCCTGGCGTTCATTCTCGCGCTGGCGTCTGGGGCGAAGAGCTTGCCGGCCGACACCGTGACGACCTGGATGGATGTCACCGAGCACGCGCTGAGCGAAAGCGACGGCGGGACGGCGACCTCGCGCACCGCCCAGACTTCGCGTGTCCCGGCGCAAGTCGCGTTGGCCCTGTTCGAGGCCACGAATGGCATCGAGCGCCGTTACGTCCCCTTTCTCGAGCTGCCACCGGCGCCGCCGGGCGCCTCCGCCGAGGCCGCTGCCGCGGTGGCGGCCCATACCGTGCTTGCGGCGGTCTATCCCGATCACCAGAAGACGTTCGACGATGCGCTGGTCATCTCCCTCGCCGGGGTGCCCGACGGCGAGAGCGAAAAAGCAGGGAGCGAGTTCGGCAAGCTCGCGGCCGCCGCGGCGATGGAGCGCTCGGCCCTGCCGGTGGACGCCGTGCTCGAGCCCTACCGGCCGCTGACCGAGCCAGGCGTCTACATCGACCCGGGCCTGCCGTCGATCCTGCCGTTCGAGACCGCACTGCCGACCTACTTCCTCTCTCGCATCGACGAACTGCGTCCGGCGGGCCCACCGCGCCTGGACAGCGAGCGCTACGCCCGCGACCTCGACGAGGTGCGCCGGCTCGGAGCCAAGGAGAGTCAGGAGCGCCCGGTCGACAAGGGCCTGCTCGCGCGACCCTGGCTGTGGATCAACTACCAGCCGATGATCGCCCGCATCGCCAACCAACCCGGGCGCAGCCTGAGCCAGAACGCGCGCCTCTTCGCCCTCACCAACATGGCGATGGAGGATGCCTGGTCGGCGATCATGGAGGCGAAACTGCATTTCGCCTCCTGGCGCCCGATCACCGCGATTCGCAACGCCGATCGCGACGGCAACCCGGCGACGAGCCGCGACGCCGCCTGGGAGCCGCTGCTCAAGACCCCTACGCACGGCGACTATCCGTGCGGACACTGCGGCGTCTCGGCGGCGGTCGCGACCGTGCTCGAGGCCGAGACCGGAGCGGCGCCGGCGGGCGGGGTCCGTCTCCACAGTTGGGACGACAACCCGGGCTTCCAGATCGTTCTGCCGACCTGGAAGGCTTTCGTCGACGAGATGTCGATGTCGCGAATCTATGCCGGCGCCCACACGCGCTCGGCGAACGAAGACGCCGAGGCGATGGGCCGCGCCGCCGCTCGAAGGGCCCTGCAGCAGATGCGACCGCGGAGGGAGTAG
- a CDS encoding CSLREA domain-containing protein translates to MRRSARSAARSSWLRLALLVALTPAVAGATSFNITTFADDDLVNGNCTLREAIRAADLNAAVDACPAGDLSDLITLPIGTYPFSGEELLANGGDLTIRSATLDPLTVSIDLGAAGRFLALGGGGSYVLAGLEIKNGSAAAPFYGGAIWATHVSLEIYNFRFLSNHSSGRAGALLFTSAFPGANLSLHDGTFIGNQVTASGGPEQLAGGAYARAANGAAVDIRDVSFVNNTASDTASKAGGGGLVLYSTGFGSFASCIRCTFSGNFVSAPLENSFYDAQGGGAMVFALDGARSQVVDSRFTGNSTSGGGDRSNALNGWAWNGGELLLERLYFYANTGAYSTLAYDIRLYLDGASSRGSFYDSQITYGTSAGLYVYSPGVVALGHLTIAGYNGIGLDVTSDISTGQVYLENSIVTSNATDVVVQPGSAPLIQTANMIGLDPLFVNAIGGNYHLTAASPAIDVGANGASTVRPFDLDHSTRIVGSATDMGCYEYGSQFADNFEAGDAGSWSPAP, encoded by the coding sequence ATGCGAAGGTCGGCCCGGTCCGCGGCACGCTCCAGTTGGCTCCGCCTTGCGCTGCTCGTCGCGCTCACACCAGCCGTGGCCGGCGCCACGAGTTTCAACATCACGACTTTCGCGGACGACGATCTCGTCAACGGCAACTGCACCCTTCGGGAGGCGATCCGAGCTGCCGACCTAAACGCTGCGGTCGACGCTTGCCCGGCTGGCGATCTTTCCGACCTCATCACGCTGCCCATCGGCACGTACCCGTTCAGCGGCGAAGAACTGCTCGCGAACGGTGGCGATCTCACGATCCGGAGTGCGACGCTCGACCCGCTCACCGTATCGATCGATCTCGGCGCCGCCGGCAGGTTCCTCGCTCTTGGGGGAGGGGGGAGCTACGTTCTCGCAGGTCTCGAGATCAAGAACGGCTCGGCGGCTGCGCCGTTCTACGGAGGGGCAATTTGGGCCACTCACGTCTCGTTGGAGATCTACAACTTCCGCTTTCTGTCGAATCACTCGAGCGGGAGGGCCGGTGCCCTGCTTTTCACCTCCGCCTTCCCGGGAGCGAACTTGTCGCTTCACGACGGCACGTTCATTGGCAACCAGGTGACGGCCTCGGGGGGGCCCGAACAACTTGCCGGCGGCGCCTACGCCAGGGCGGCGAACGGCGCTGCGGTCGACATTCGGGATGTCAGTTTCGTGAACAACACCGCCTCGGACACGGCCAGTAAAGCGGGCGGCGGAGGGCTCGTCCTGTATTCGACTGGTTTCGGATCGTTTGCCTCCTGCATCCGCTGCACTTTCTCGGGCAACTTCGTCTCGGCCCCCCTCGAGAACAGTTTCTACGATGCGCAGGGCGGTGGGGCAATGGTGTTTGCATTGGATGGCGCCCGAAGCCAGGTTGTCGACAGCCGCTTTACGGGGAATTCGACAAGCGGTGGGGGGGATCGGAGCAACGCGCTCAACGGGTGGGCCTGGAACGGAGGAGAGCTGTTGCTGGAGCGGCTCTACTTCTACGCCAACACCGGGGCGTACAGCACACTGGCCTACGACATAAGGCTCTATCTCGACGGAGCCTCCAGCAGAGGGTCGTTCTACGATTCGCAGATCACCTACGGGACCTCTGCGGGGCTCTATGTTTATTCTCCCGGTGTCGTAGCTCTCGGTCATCTGACGATCGCCGGCTACAACGGTATCGGGCTCGACGTCACCTCCGACATTTCGACCGGACAGGTCTACCTGGAGAATTCCATCGTGACCTCCAACGCCACGGATGTCGTGGTGCAGCCGGGCTCGGCCCCCCTCATCCAGACGGCGAACATGATCGGCCTCGACCCGCTGTTCGTGAACGCGATCGGCGGCAACTACCACCTGACCGCGGCCTCGCCGGCGATCGACGTCGGAGCCAATGGCGCGAGCACCGTGCGGCCGTTCGACCTCGATCACAGCACGCGGATCGTGGGTAGCGCGACGGACATGGGCTGTTACGAGTACGGCAGCCAGTTCGCCGACAACTTCGAGGCGGGCGACGCCGGCTCCTGGTCGCCCGCGCCCTAG
- a CDS encoding EVE domain-containing protein, with amino-acid sequence MPRRYWLMKCEPEAYTIGDLERDRSTTWEGVRNYQARNLLRDDMQVGDGVLFYASNAEPSGVTGLAEIVRSGFPDPTAWRQGHEYFDPASTKTKPVWYSVEIGFVERFAATLPLATLKATRGLDKMLVTQKGSRLSVQPVTRAEYDIVVRLARRAGRPRR; translated from the coding sequence ATGCCGCGACGATACTGGCTGATGAAGTGCGAGCCCGAGGCCTACACGATCGGCGACCTCGAGCGCGATCGAAGCACGACCTGGGAGGGGGTGCGCAATTACCAAGCGCGCAACCTCCTGCGCGACGACATGCAGGTTGGCGACGGCGTACTGTTCTACGCCTCGAACGCCGAGCCCTCGGGCGTCACCGGCCTGGCGGAGATCGTCCGCTCCGGATTTCCCGACCCGACGGCGTGGCGACAAGGACACGAGTACTTCGACCCGGCCTCGACGAAGACGAAGCCCGTCTGGTACTCGGTCGAGATCGGTTTCGTCGAGCGCTTCGCCGCGACCCTTCCACTGGCGACGCTCAAGGCGACGCGCGGGCTCGACAAGATGCTGGTGACGCAGAAGGGCAGCCGCCTTTCGGTCCAGCCGGTGACCCGGGCGGAGTACGACATCGTCGTGCGCCTCGCCCGACGCGCCGGCCGGCCCCGCCGATGA
- a CDS encoding cupin domain-containing protein, producing MKPFVGSLETITVQNTHFRHVLFTGKREQLVVMALAPGEDIGREIHADVDQFFRVEEGIARFVFGPGEEHIVRAGDAVVVPGGTFHNVVNASSTKLLKLYTIYSPPQHPDGAIQRTKVDSLAGAH from the coding sequence ATGAAACCGTTCGTCGGCTCTCTCGAGACGATCACCGTGCAGAACACGCATTTCCGTCACGTGCTCTTCACCGGCAAGCGCGAGCAACTGGTGGTGATGGCGCTCGCCCCCGGCGAGGACATCGGGCGCGAGATACACGCCGACGTCGACCAGTTCTTCCGCGTCGAGGAGGGCATTGCACGCTTCGTCTTCGGACCCGGAGAGGAGCACATCGTCCGCGCCGGAGACGCCGTGGTCGTGCCCGGCGGCACCTTCCACAACGTCGTCAACGCCTCGTCGACCAAACTGCTCAAGCTCTACACGATCTACTCGCCGCCGCAGCACCCCGACGGCGCGATCCAGCGCACGAAGGTCGACAGCCTGGCCGGAGCGCACTAG
- a CDS encoding putative toxin-antitoxin system toxin component, PIN family has protein sequence MSVLAVVDTNVVAAGLMTADESSPTARILDLMLSGSLRFLLSVELLTEYREVLLRPKIARSHGLSADEVDRVLADLVLHAALREITPLAAGLSPSGDEHVVALLAVDPGAVLVTGDKALARLVASRAFSPGRFLALRLASR, from the coding sequence ATGAGCGTGCTGGCGGTCGTCGACACGAATGTCGTCGCCGCTGGCCTCATGACCGCCGACGAATCGTCTCCGACGGCGCGCATTCTCGACCTCATGCTCTCCGGATCTCTGCGCTTCCTACTTTCGGTCGAGCTTCTGACGGAGTATCGCGAAGTACTTCTGCGGCCGAAGATTGCCCGCAGCCATGGACTCTCCGCGGATGAAGTCGACCGCGTCCTCGCAGACCTCGTGCTGCATGCTGCGCTTCGCGAGATCACCCCACTTGCCGCTGGACTCTCCCCGAGCGGCGACGAGCATGTCGTGGCGCTGCTCGCGGTCGATCCCGGCGCCGTTCTCGTAACGGGCGACAAGGCACTGGCGCGTCTCGTCGCTTCGCGAGCGTTCTCGCCTGGCCGGTTTCTGGCGCTTCGCCTCGCCTCACGCTGA
- a CDS encoding DUF4397 domain-containing protein: protein MKFTRSLVAFSILALTLAAASHAATPLNALLSIDNATANPGGVARLRVVHNSPDAPNVDIIVNGGVALSNVPFGAISDYLSVPGGSYNVKVSPAGAADSGPYVIDADVALTAGTDYTVIASGFLADIYPAVLVDDNSAPAAGSSRVRFFHGSPDAPAVDIALVDGPVLIAGAPFGANATITVPAGTYDLEVRVAGTTTEVLQLRGLALADGVVYTAYASGLVADGSADRTLYLGDDDRFRIDATFTDFAGNSGVAKIFHTTSQTGQFWFFSPENIELLIKVIDGRDVNNAFWLFHGSASNVQYTVTVTDTVDDVQKTYSNPLGNFGSDGDIEAFPQ, encoded by the coding sequence ATGAAATTCACACGCTCGCTCGTCGCTTTCTCGATCCTGGCGCTGACCCTCGCTGCGGCCTCCCACGCTGCAACGCCGCTCAACGCGCTGCTTTCCATCGACAACGCCACCGCCAATCCGGGGGGAGTGGCGCGGCTGCGCGTCGTGCACAACTCTCCGGACGCCCCCAACGTCGACATCATCGTCAACGGCGGCGTCGCCCTCTCCAACGTGCCGTTCGGCGCCATCTCCGACTACCTTTCGGTCCCCGGCGGGAGCTACAACGTCAAGGTCTCGCCGGCCGGAGCCGCTGACTCGGGTCCGTACGTCATCGATGCCGACGTGGCCCTCACCGCCGGCACGGACTACACCGTCATCGCCAGCGGCTTCCTCGCCGACATTTACCCCGCCGTCCTGGTCGACGACAACTCCGCTCCGGCGGCGGGATCGTCGCGCGTCCGCTTCTTCCACGGCTCGCCGGACGCTCCGGCGGTCGACATCGCCCTGGTGGACGGCCCGGTCCTCATCGCCGGCGCCCCGTTCGGTGCCAACGCCACGATCACCGTTCCCGCCGGAACCTACGATCTCGAGGTGCGGGTGGCCGGCACCACGACCGAGGTCCTGCAGCTGCGCGGCCTCGCCCTCGCCGACGGAGTCGTCTACACCGCCTACGCCTCGGGTCTCGTCGCCGACGGTTCGGCCGACCGCACGCTCTACCTGGGCGACGACGACCGCTTCCGCATCGACGCCACCTTCACCGACTTCGCCGGCAACTCGGGCGTCGCCAAGATCTTCCACACCACCTCGCAGACCGGGCAGTTCTGGTTCTTCTCGCCCGAGAACATCGAGCTCCTGATCAAGGTGATCGACGGCCGCGATGTGAACAACGCCTTCTGGCTGTTCCACGGCTCCGCCTCGAACGTCCAGTACACCGTCACCGTGACCGACACCGTGGACGACGTGCAGAAGACCTACTCGAATCCGCTCGGCAACTTCGGCAGCGACGGCGACATCGAGGCCTTTCCGCAGTAA
- a CDS encoding class D sortase, with protein MALRRRRSAWGWIEAALWTVAVASALLISFSVADRALFRARQGRALDESLRAAEASRAAQDEPGASDPSRSGDRIHPRAASRARELPFVAQLEIPSIALSALVVDGVDAQTLRRAVGRIPASSRPGEPGDVALAGHRDTDFRGLGELDQGDPLILRTGEGEFRYEVESIRIVPPQRIDVLTPADHPTLTLVTCYPFHYVGPAPLRYVVRAREVARPSRRTI; from the coding sequence ATGGCGCTGAGAAGACGACGCTCTGCCTGGGGGTGGATCGAAGCCGCGCTCTGGACGGTCGCCGTCGCCAGCGCTCTGCTCATCTCATTCTCGGTGGCGGATCGCGCTCTCTTCAGGGCTCGCCAGGGTCGCGCCCTCGACGAAAGCCTGCGCGCTGCAGAGGCGAGCCGAGCCGCGCAAGACGAGCCGGGCGCGAGCGACCCGAGCCGGTCGGGCGACCGGATCCACCCTCGCGCAGCGAGCCGCGCGCGGGAGCTGCCGTTCGTCGCCCAGCTCGAGATTCCATCGATCGCGCTCTCGGCACTCGTCGTCGACGGTGTCGACGCGCAAACGCTGCGCCGCGCGGTGGGACGGATCCCGGCGAGCTCCCGCCCGGGAGAGCCGGGGGACGTCGCCCTCGCCGGCCACCGCGACACCGATTTTCGCGGACTGGGCGAGCTCGACCAGGGGGATCCGTTGATCCTGCGGACCGGGGAGGGCGAGTTTCGATACGAGGTCGAGTCGATTCGCATCGTCCCGCCGCAGCGCATCGACGTCCTGACGCCGGCGGATCACCCGACACTCACCCTGGTGACCTGTTATCCCTTCCACTACGTCGGCCCGGCGCCGCTGCGTTACGTCGTCCGGGCGCGGGAAGTGGCGCGACCGAGCCGTCGGACGATCTGA
- a CDS encoding class I SAM-dependent methyltransferase has translation MPTEATPFPLLLNYDSAVDWRERLEHEGPFLLGALGQAPSRRVVDLGSGTGEHARWLAGKGFEVVGIEGVRERWERAKELAVPGVEFLVGDLGAVEAMVRGQFGGALCLGNTLPALIGAEAVSRMFIGLRRRFLPGGVLVLHQWNYDGLASRDVRELPERRLPLAGGELLFRAALVLEADGIATVTERVLRRPAAESSDPVLLHERHRYLQGWRHGELLTLLDVARFREVQCYGGFAGEPYDRDLSAELVLVAS, from the coding sequence ATGCCGACCGAGGCCACCCCGTTCCCGCTCCTCCTGAACTACGACAGCGCCGTCGATTGGCGGGAGCGCCTCGAGCACGAAGGGCCGTTTCTGCTCGGTGCGCTGGGCCAGGCTCCCAGCCGGCGGGTCGTCGATCTCGGCAGCGGCACCGGGGAGCATGCCCGCTGGCTCGCCGGGAAGGGCTTCGAGGTGGTCGGAATCGAGGGGGTGCGTGAGCGCTGGGAACGGGCGAAGGAGCTCGCCGTGCCCGGCGTCGAGTTCCTGGTCGGCGACCTGGGGGCCGTCGAGGCGATGGTGCGTGGGCAGTTCGGCGGCGCCCTCTGCCTCGGCAACACGCTGCCGGCGCTCATTGGGGCCGAGGCGGTCTCGCGGATGTTCATCGGGCTGCGGCGCCGCTTCCTCCCCGGCGGCGTCCTCGTCCTTCACCAGTGGAACTACGACGGGCTCGCGAGCCGCGACGTTCGCGAGCTCCCCGAACGCCGCCTGCCGCTGGCCGGCGGTGAGCTCCTCTTCCGCGCCGCGCTCGTCCTCGAAGCCGACGGCATCGCGACGGTCACCGAGCGCGTCCTGCGGCGGCCGGCGGCAGAGAGCTCCGACCCGGTCCTGCTCCACGAGCGCCATCGCTACCTCCAGGGCTGGCGTCACGGCGAGCTCCTGACGCTCCTCGATGTAGCGCGCTTTCGCGAGGTCCAGTGCTACGGCGGCTTCGCCGGCGAGCCCTACGATCGCGATCTTTCCGCGGAGCTCGTACTCGTCGCGAGCTGA
- a CDS encoding DUF4388 domain-containing protein, with the protein MAFRGSLAELPLTDILQLVAVSSKTGVITLHNADARGEIHIDKGRISHATSGPLAGEQAFFELARWLAGEFEFTQDAQVASRTIETSNTNLLLEAARQIDEWKLLAKKIGSTRMVLIFEPNASSSISLTPQEWAIVTRVDERRNIDEIAAALGHSVFETCKVVHGLLTSRVLGLREDLRQLPLDRVRRLSGVEQDRLALEIHRVAAELLDEQHRSPELDGALRLYRAEYESGRTFDALLDLVREAEKSVSGILGPHQARAFLDRVVLLLGGGESARISSAATRPLAPAVRPPEPSSRPSEPLARTASPPLDLAKIRSRLAELTYQGLGPEGEVHVLRIEKAKRAEELLKVATASRDLLRKIGKEEVAGAIEAELGLLA; encoded by the coding sequence ATGGCATTCAGGGGATCACTTGCCGAACTTCCGCTGACCGACATCCTTCAGCTCGTGGCGGTATCGAGCAAGACCGGCGTGATCACGCTGCACAACGCCGACGCCCGCGGCGAGATTCACATCGACAAGGGCAGAATTTCACATGCGACGAGCGGCCCACTCGCCGGCGAGCAGGCGTTCTTCGAGCTCGCGCGCTGGCTGGCGGGAGAGTTCGAGTTCACCCAGGACGCCCAGGTGGCCTCGCGCACCATCGAAACCTCGAACACCAACCTCCTGCTGGAGGCTGCGCGGCAGATCGACGAATGGAAACTGCTGGCGAAGAAGATCGGTTCGACCCGCATGGTGCTCATCTTCGAACCGAACGCCTCCAGTTCGATCTCGCTGACGCCACAGGAGTGGGCCATCGTCACTCGGGTCGATGAGCGGCGAAATATCGATGAGATCGCCGCGGCTCTCGGTCATAGCGTGTTCGAAACCTGCAAGGTGGTCCACGGTCTCCTGACTTCCAGAGTTCTCGGCCTGCGTGAGGATCTGCGTCAGCTGCCGCTCGATCGCGTCCGGCGCCTCTCCGGAGTCGAACAGGACCGCTTGGCCCTCGAGATCCACCGCGTCGCCGCTGAGCTGCTCGATGAACAGCATCGTTCGCCCGAGCTCGACGGCGCGCTGCGCCTCTACCGCGCCGAGTACGAATCAGGCCGCACGTTCGACGCGCTGCTCGATCTGGTCCGGGAGGCCGAAAAGTCCGTCTCCGGCATCCTGGGGCCGCACCAGGCCCGCGCCTTCCTCGACCGCGTCGTGCTGCTGCTCGGCGGCGGCGAGAGCGCGCGCATCTCCTCGGCGGCGACGCGTCCGCTGGCGCCGGCGGTGCGTCCGCCGGAGCCCTCCTCGCGTCCGTCGGAACCGCTGGCGCGGACGGCCAGCCCGCCCCTCGATCTCGCCAAGATCCGCAGCCGCCTGGCGGAGCTCACCTATCAGGGGCTCGGCCCCGAGGGCGAAGTCCATGTCCTGCGGATCGAAAAGGCGAAACGCGCCGAAGAGCTCCTCAAGGTCGCCACCGCCAGCCGCGACCTGCTGCGCAAGATCGGCAAGGAGGAGGTCGCCGGCGCCATCGAGGCGGAGCTCGGCCTGCTCGCCTGA